The sequence TGTTGCTTGTGATTGTCTCCAGGGGCCTCACAAGGCGGCCGGATGGAGGTAGGTGAGGAAGACTGTCGTGCTCATGACCACCACGCCGCCAGAATTGCCCTCGGCGGCGAGGTCCAACACCAAGGCTGTGGAATGTGGAATCTTGTACGTAATTGACATGCGTTTCCAATCTTGATGAAAACATCTTCTATATTCCTAATTTGGGATTCTTTACACAAGGCCCCATTACAAAGAACAAATGTTAGAAGCCAGGGAGCTTTAATTTGCGGCGGCCGGCGGCCAAGTGTCGTGGCAGTGGTCGCCCTCGTAGGTGACGACGAGCATGGCGGGGTCGTCGGTGGCGCGCTCCACGTGCTTCCGTGCCGGGCACCCCTTGACGGTGCCGCACCTATAGTAGCAGCGGGGGTGAGGGGACCCCTTGATGGTCTTCTGCCCGTACTTGCGCCACGAGTACTTGTCGCCGACGCCGGGGATGTCCGCCGCGCCCGAGGTTACTGTGGGCACGCGCGTCGTGTACTTCGCCCGGTTCTTGCGCTTCTTCGAGCAGTGGCACCGGCcacccgcggcggcggcgtcggagTGCGCGCAGCGCGTCTGCTGTTGGCGTTGCTTGCGTTTGGTCCCAGCCGGGAGCGGCGGCTTGCCGGAGGACACCAGCTGGCTCCAGCCCTTCGACACGCTGCCCTCGCCCCCCGCCGTCACGGACGAGAAGAAAGAAGTCGACGTCACCGAAGGCGCGGCAGCCGAGGCCGCCGCCGGCGCCTTCAAAGGCTTCGTGAAGTCCAGCGTCATGCTTTTCTGCGGCGCCAGCTGCGGCGAGACAgccggtgccggtgccggtgccTGGGCCGGCatcggaggaggagcagaggattCAGGAGGGGGAGTCAACGAGTCGGCGGCATCTCCAACAGGGCCGCGGCGGAAGCGGGCGTGGCCGGTGCGGTCGAGGATGTTGATGACCCGGCGGAACCTGGACACCGCCTGGTCGGCCATCTCTCCGAGGGGCGGCGTGCAGCCGGCgccgaaggagaaggaggagatgacGAGCTCGAGGCTGCGGAGCCCCGCGGCAGCggcctcctggaactgctcctcgGCCTCGGCCGCGTGGCCATACGGGGCGTAGCCGCAACCCATGAGGTCGACGGCCATGGTCGGCGCCGGAGAAGAACGGGGAAAGGTGGGTGCGGCCTTGTGCTTTGGGTTGTGGCGTTGTGCGACTTTGAGATTTGAGGTGGAAATGGATGGACGGAGGCCGAGGGGTTTTATAAAGCGGAaaatgggaggaggaggaggggaggacgACGAATAATATGAGCGTAAGTCAAAGAACTTGGTTAACCGAAACGCCATTTTTTGTTCTTTTCTGAAATAGCCCTCGCGTGCTTTAAGTTTCGTTTTCAGCCACCTTATTGTCGAGATCTGTAATTTATCTCCGCCACTTATCTTGGAGCAACTCTAGCCAATTCCTTATAAAAAATAGATGAGTATCCGGTCGAATAAAGTTTTGTGGGTGAATATACTTTTTTTTAGGCCAGGCTCATTTGTACCCTTTTTTATAGAAAATTCACAACAAACACTAAATAGTAAAAAATTGTTTTTTTTATTTGCATGGAAAATAATTTGATGCATGAGGTCCGCTCTAAATTGTAGATCATTTGTACATATAAGTAGCTCTCAGAAAAATACAAAATAGGTCAAAATAATACATGAATAGTAAACTTTTTGACAGACCCTAAATTTGTCTTTTTTATCAaaagctactcagatgtccaaataatcTGAAATTTGGAGCGCATCATACACCAAATTATCGTCCACGCAAAAAAAAAtcggattttttgaatttttctagtattgttTGTGAATTTTCTGTCCATCGCGGTGCAGCTGAGCTTAGGCACCGAATCGCCTCGTTCTTAGTGAAGTAATTTTACTCCACTAACTTTTGATCGGACCTAGCTGATCTCGTGAGTAAGAAACAAATTTGATAAgatgaacatagattcaatttaacaAACTTCTTAATCGAAAGTCGACACACAATTTATATTATCATCCGGTGAAACATAGTTTAGTTTAAATTGTCTAAAACTTGAACTAAAACATAAACTAAAACTTAAATCTAACTGGAAGTTTAGTTGCTTTCCGACTGCGAGGGACAACCTGTTTGCCCTAGACATGCCACCGCCCATGGGGTCAGGCCATGTGTCATTGTTGTCGCTGTCGGGGAAGGTACTTTGCCACACTTCAATGTCAAGTTGTCGTCGTTGACACCTCCTCTGTCACCATCGTCCTCCTCGTCTCTTGAGAGGATGATGACGTTAGCCCCACCGGTCGGTCGTTGCTCATATAGGAGGCTCTCCACCTTCACTAGCTCGGGGTACTGGCGGCGGAGGTCGGCCATGTACGCCTTGTCGGCAGCCTCCGCTGCGAGTCATTCCCTCGCCCTCGACCCTCCCGAGCCACTTGCGCGTTTACCACCCTGGCTGGGGTGGATCGAGCAGCAACATCTCGCCCCACTCAAAATTTCGGCAGCCGCGGACATACCAGATGTGTGGGCAGTGAGCTCAACGGTGTGGAAGGATCGGAGCCACATCCTTTTCTAGGTCTCTCGGTCTGTAATCTCTGTCACCCACGTTCCCATGCCCGCTTTCGCACACCAAGGTACCGCCTCTATGGCGGCGACGCGTGCAGGAAGGTCAGGGAAGCTGGTGAGCCTGCCGGATGGGGCCGCAACACCCTGGCGACGTCGTGAGGAGGATGCGTTGGTATTGTGCTCGTCAGATCAATGGCGGAGAGCAGAATCTGACCATGGCTAAAGTGGTGGGGTGCGGGAGTGGTGGGGGAGTCGCTGACGAGGAAGATTTGGGAGGGGGTAAGAGGCAGAGAAGGGTGCGGAGCGGTGGGGAATTTTTACTCCGAGCCGAAATGGTGGAGTACTTATACACCACCGAAACGACGAGGAGTAAAACTTATACTGTTgcgaaacgtagtagaaaacaaaaatatTTCGCCCTACGATTACCCAGGAACAAATATGAATATGCATATAGGGTTTGGATCGACGATCGTTACCGACTCTGGAGGGCAGCGGAAGTAGATGAGTCAGTGTAGATCATACTTGAAGTCGCTCAAACCGTTGAAGACGATCCCGCGAACCGCCCTCGAACGATCCCTCAAACAGAAGACCGAACACACGGCCTCTTTACTTGGTTCCAAGCGTACAGCCTTCGCGATCTGGCAACacttcaccgtccagagctaatcgtcgccagagaattagagggaggagattagaaccacagtgggcttctaattatgaggattagaggaactaggtctagctctgattagtcaactaggaccaattaaaactagaactagatgaactaggGGAGGCTCCAAAAACTTGTTTATCAATTGTGGCCAGTATCTcatgtatatataggttagagggaaGAGGAGAGGCAACACACAAGGAGGGAAGGACTCCCTCCTTGGTGCACCGGCTATAGGGGAAGGGGACCTTCCAGACTATAGTTCGACCTCCCCTTATGGAAAGGGGGCGCCACGTccacttgggcccttgtggcccaagttgcctttcACCACTAGGCctttttaaggcccgttgatattaatTAATTACAAAAGCCCTCTAACCATTACTAGAGCatattatatataatttaacatcaacGGAGACATCTTTGACTTGTATATTAATTATCGGTAATACCAGGTATTGCCCAATAAATTCCGAAACCCTTCCGTTGACCCTGAAACGCTTTCGgttcctctcagaactatttcaaATATTAATGAAAAATTTCCACAAATAAATCCTCAATACTATCATCCTGCTAACACTCAAAGTATCATGATTACCTAAAGCTTGTGACCTCATAGATTTGGTAAATCATAAACAAGAACGAAACCCctttgttcaatgaccgatagtagaaccgtggacgtccatatctaccctatgattacacgaatgacattcgagtgaacctttggttataatgtgatattccctttgcttcgtgatacttcAAAAAACTCGgtatgcatcggtatcctcctgagccATACACATGCTTACTATACCGTTGTTctcgttaccagttttgttcttctttctcgttgaaacGTCCGGGCATCCCTGTGACCTAGTCACTTGTGTCTGgacagacgatgatggatgtcgtcacaccgagagggccctaagaatatctcttcatcattggaggagcaaaatcccactctcgagctatctagtcccttgtcaaacttttcgatgaaccgtaagttgttgttatgatcaccgtgttatagatgacgtttgagcaaccccaaagtccactgTATGATaggaagtgactatgatactctcatggttcgaggaactaaaacacatgctaacactccatgTTATAACAACTGATTTCAGACGATATTATCTCAACGTAGGGTCGaatcaatatgatcgttcttctaacgtcatactctcaaagttgttttaggactatcgttacacttaacgatatcctaaggcccggaaaacatgatcaccagcAATACTTGAGCCGGTCTTAGAGGAGATTGGGAACCTATACTTTAtcatttatcattccacacgtgcatgtGAGTTTTCCATTGAATCACATATTCCAGTATCACAGCAGTTATAGTATGAAATATAAACTCCTAATTATGAaaatagaaatataataatacaatattattgcctctggggcatttCCAACATATGCTCCGTTATACGGTTGAGGAGATTGGCTAGGTGTCGGTTGGAGGAGTAAAATCAGatttttactcctctaaccggGACCTAGCCGAACCACTAAAACCCATAGAGGAGGATAACTTTTCCTTCATTGTGTATCTGGCATCTATATTTACTCCACTGCTTGGCAGCTGAGTAAAAAATCCTCACCCTCCTCTATCTCTCCTCCTCCCCAATCCATGTCgtcggcgccccctccttcccaATGGTCGGATCTTGTGGCCGCCCGTCCCCACCGCCCATCCGTAGCGTGGGTCCGCGCTGTCACGAACACTTCGCGGGCGCGTCCTCAGGTCGCTACCGCCGCGATGATGCGGCCCCATCCCGCCGACCTCCATGCGCCACGTCAACCATAGAGGAAGTACCTCGGGTCCGGCAGCGGGCATGCGGGGCGTGGGTGACCGAGATCACTGACCATTACACCCACAAGAAGCATTGGATCGGCTCCTTCCGCATGGCCGAGCTCGCTGCCCACGAGTACGATCGGTGGCAGGTCCGGCTGCAGGACGTCGTCGGCCGCCTCAACTTCCCGTGGGGCAAGGCGCCTGTCGAGCTCAACCCGCCGTCGCCGGAGGTAGTGATGCGGCGGTGGCTAGGGAGGACTGGGAGAAGAGGGAGCGCATTGCGGCAGAGGCCGCTGACAAGGAGACATGACGGACCTCAGCCACCAGTACCCCGAGCTAgtggaggcggagcgcgcggacGACGAGGAGGTCATCGTCCCCTCGAGCGACGaggtggacggcggcggcgacgacaacTTCGACGTCGAGGAATGGCGGAGGATTTTTTTTCCCCCGACTGTGGTGACGATGGCACAAGGCTGAACTCCATGGGCAGTGGGATTTCGCAGGCGTAGTGGCCCGCCCTCTATAAGTCCAAGTTCATGTTTATGTTCAAACTAGACTATCTTTCAGCGGATGCTTATGTACAGTATGTGTCAAATCTCGGTTTTGAAGTTTGTTTAAATCGTACCTATCTTGAACTTATGAAGCATTTTACTCCGTTAAATTTAAGAGTTCAGCTAGGTCCGATCAAAACTTAGCAGAGTAAAACTATTGCACTAAGTTTTACTTCACcgttttatttctttatttttatgGGATCGGCGGGAGTTGGCCTACCCGGTTTTAGGGGATCGGCTAAAGTTGCTTTTACAGAATGTATGGTTTCTGTGGACGGAGAAGAAAATACCAGGGTATAGAACTGAAATTAGCAGACTGTTCTGGACTTCTTTGgcagaaagaaaaagaaaccaCCACCTAATGCAAGCACTAACTAATCGTGTAGTCGTCGTCGCGGAGTACTAGCAGGAATGGGTTGGACTTTGGGGACGCGCATAGAATACAGCGAAAATGTCATCTCGGTCTCCTCGTGTATAATATTCGGCAGGTGGTGGGGTGGAGATGCGTGATCTGACTTGCCTTCGAAGTCAGCCCTTGGAAACTGGTGGCAAGCTTCCTGTACTAGCACGCCATAGGTTGTACAGTACATATTTTATTGACAAGGAATGGTATAAACTAGCGTGATTTTCCATCACGATAGCGAGTGCGCGTCTCTCGCCGTTGACATTACGGGTCCCCGATCTCCATCAATTCAGGCCATCAGCGTCAGGTGAGGAGAGGCATGTGGTGGATCAGCGATCTGGGTGGTGCACTGAGCTCTAGCCCGTTGACAAAATGCTAGTACTGCGTATGGTGGCTCTGCTGGCCAGCTAGGTGCCAACCGGATGCCCCTTTGGCTCGAGCATTAACACCGACGAAGCCATCGATTCAGCCTTGCTGGGCCGAACTTGAGAGCACCGTGGGTTTACTACTTTGATTGGAGCTGGTCCGAACGCTCTAAGGCACCGTGGCCGGCCATTCAATTTTATCTATGTTTGTCTTGTTTTTTTATCCGCGACACTCAAAATAATATCATAAAATGTTCTAGGAGTGAAAATATTCAAATGGGACCCTAGGTCAAAtataaatattactccctccgttcctaaatatatgtctttgtagagctttcactataaaccacatacagatgtatatagatgcattttaagtgtagattcattcattttgcttcgtatgtaatccacctagtggaatctctacaaagacttatatttaggaacggagggagtacaattgaaCTAAGTTTTAAAATAAAATGATTCAAACGAACTAAGTTTTAAAATAAAATGATTCAAACGAACTAAGTTTTAAAATAAAATAATGCTTAATCATATCTTTAAACTACCAGAGGTTATTAATGTTATAAAGATTATTAAAAATAGAAAAGTAAAAACAATAcctttttcatgaataaaaattacagccaaatgtaggtgatgttttctaaaCATCCTGATATTTTACTTGCATTCGTGTGTGTTAATATCAACTTGTTATGAGGTTTCAAAGTAATGGTCAAAGTCACTTGAAAAATCATAGcaagttgatatgaactcagaaGAATGCAAATAGGATATCAGGATGTTCAAAAAACATCACCTGCATTTTCctataatttttattcatgaaaaattattgtttataccttttttaATAATGTTTAA comes from Triticum aestivum cultivar Chinese Spring chromosome 5B, IWGSC CS RefSeq v2.1, whole genome shotgun sequence and encodes:
- the LOC123110506 gene encoding probable WRKY transcription factor 17, encoding MAVDLMGCGYAPYGHAAEAEEQFQEAAAAGLRSLELVISSFSFGAGCTPPLGEMADQAVSRFRRVINILDRTGHARFRRGPVGDAADSLTPPPESSAPPPMPAQAPAPAPAVSPQLAPQKSMTLDFTKPLKAPAAASAAAPSVTSTSFFSSVTAGGEGSVSKGWSQLVSSGKPPLPAGTKRKQRQQQTRCAHSDAAAAGGRCHCSKKRKNRAKYTTRVPTVTSGAADIPGVGDKYSWRKYGQKTIKGSPHPRCYYRCGTVKGCPARKHVERATDDPAMLVVTYEGDHCHDTWPPAAAN